The following coding sequences lie in one Pseudomonas sp. SL4(2022) genomic window:
- a CDS encoding DUF1289 domain-containing protein, with protein MSNERPVVSPCVHVCALDDEDICIGCQRTVAEITRWGLMENSERREVLMRCHERAKAKGILL; from the coding sequence ATGAGCAACGAACGTCCCGTTGTCTCGCCCTGTGTGCATGTGTGCGCGCTGGACGATGAAGATATCTGCATTGGCTGCCAGCGTACGGTTGCCGAAATTACCCGCTGGGGCCTGATGGAGAACAGTGAGCGCCGTGAGGTGCTGATGCGCTGTCATGAGCGGGCCAAAGCCAAAGGCATTCTGCTGTAA
- a CDS encoding HlyC/CorC family transporter, whose product MDNIPPSFLFGLLIFLLLCSAFFSSSETGILSLNRYRLKHLAKEGHRGAKRVSTMLSHPDRLLGTILIGNNFVNILASSIATVLALQFWGEAGIAIAIIGLTLILLVFGEITPKTLAALRPEAVAYPFSLPLLLLLKLFYPLVILLSWISNGLLRLMGVDPTSKSSDSLTTEELRSVVRESGHELPKNRQNMLLGILDLERVTVDDIMIPRNEVTGINLDDDIDSIIHQLTNTAHTRLPVFRTDINQIEGIVHMRQIARLLTHNQISKEALLAACNEPYFVPEGTPLSTQLINFQKQKRRIGIVVDEYGDVIGIVTLEDILEEIVGDFSNQDTLRSPDIHPQEDGTQVIDGAAYIREINKALEWHLPSDGPKTLNGLITEALESIPDSAVCLKIGPYRLEILQAAENRVKSVRIWQAKAKLKAAPPAAD is encoded by the coding sequence GTGGACAACATACCCCCCAGTTTTCTCTTCGGCCTGCTGATCTTCCTGCTGCTCTGCTCAGCATTTTTCTCCAGCTCGGAGACTGGCATCCTCAGCCTCAACCGCTACCGCCTCAAGCACTTGGCGAAAGAAGGTCACCGCGGCGCCAAGCGCGTCAGCACCATGCTCAGCCATCCGGATCGCCTGCTGGGCACCATCCTGATCGGCAACAACTTCGTCAACATCCTTGCCTCGTCCATCGCCACGGTTCTGGCCCTGCAGTTCTGGGGCGAAGCCGGGATCGCGATTGCCATCATTGGCCTGACCCTGATTCTGCTGGTGTTCGGTGAAATCACGCCCAAGACCCTGGCCGCCCTTCGCCCGGAAGCAGTGGCCTACCCGTTCAGCCTGCCGCTGTTGCTACTGCTCAAGCTGTTCTACCCACTGGTCATTCTGCTGAGCTGGATCAGCAATGGCCTGCTCCGACTGATGGGCGTCGACCCCACCAGCAAGAGCAGCGACAGCCTGACCACCGAGGAATTGCGCAGCGTGGTGCGCGAGTCCGGCCATGAGCTACCGAAAAATCGCCAGAACATGCTGCTCGGCATTCTCGACCTGGAACGGGTGACGGTGGATGACATCATGATCCCGCGCAACGAAGTCACCGGGATCAACCTGGACGATGACATCGACAGCATTATTCACCAGCTGACCAACACCGCCCACACCCGACTGCCGGTGTTCCGCACGGACATCAATCAGATCGAAGGCATCGTGCACATGCGCCAGATTGCTCGCCTGCTGACGCACAACCAAATCAGCAAGGAAGCACTGCTGGCTGCCTGCAACGAGCCCTACTTCGTGCCGGAAGGCACACCGCTGTCGACCCAACTGATCAATTTCCAGAAGCAGAAGCGGCGCATCGGCATCGTGGTGGACGAATATGGCGATGTCATCGGCATCGTCACCCTGGAAGACATCCTCGAAGAAATCGTCGGCGACTTCAGCAACCAGGACACCCTGCGCAGCCCTGACATTCACCCTCAGGAAGACGGCACCCAAGTGATCGACGGCGCTGCTTATATCCGCGAAATCAACAAGGCGCTGGAATGGCACCTGCCCAGCGACGGCCCGAAGACCCTCAACGGCCTGATCACTGAAGCCCTAGAAAGCATTCCCGATAGCGCGGTGTGCCTGAAAATCGGTCCTTATCGCCTGGAAATCCTGCAAGCAGCCGAGAACCGGGTAAAAAGCGTGCGCATCTGGCAGGCCAAAGCCAAACTTAAGGCCGCGCCGCCGGCAGCAGACTGA
- a CDS encoding acyl-CoA thioesterase produces the protein MTSREQEIQRRTELSETRVTKAVFPPTTNHHNTLFGGTALAWMDEVSFIAATRFCRLPLVTVSSDRIDFKHAIPAGSIVELVGRVIKVGTTSLKVEVEVFVESMSSDARVRAISGVFSFVAIDEQQKPVPVLSG, from the coding sequence ATGACGTCGAGAGAGCAGGAAATTCAGCGGCGCACCGAGTTATCGGAAACCCGTGTGACCAAGGCGGTGTTTCCGCCAACCACCAATCACCACAACACCTTGTTTGGTGGCACCGCACTGGCCTGGATGGACGAGGTGTCGTTTATCGCAGCTACGCGATTCTGTCGATTGCCGCTGGTGACGGTTTCGTCGGATCGCATCGATTTCAAGCACGCCATACCTGCCGGCTCAATTGTGGAGTTGGTCGGACGGGTGATCAAGGTGGGCACCACCAGCCTCAAGGTTGAGGTCGAAGTGTTTGTGGAAAGCATGAGCAGTGATGCCCGCGTGCGGGCAATCAGTGGTGTGTTCAGCTTTGTTGCAATCGATGAGCAACAGAAGCCAGTGCCCGTGCTGTCAGGCTGA
- a CDS encoding CoA pyrophosphatase: MLDELLHRMRGYSPLSLQIDKHYPEAAVLVPITRSDEPEVVLTLRASGLSTHSGEVAFPGGRRDPEDVDLVQTALREAEEEIGLPPGLVEVIGPLSTLVSRHGIKVTPYVGLVPDFVEYRPNDGEIAAVFAVPLAFFREDPRETTHRIDYLGRSWYVPSYRYGEYKIWGLTAIMLVELVNLVFDDVQIDMHQPPEHFTKLT; encoded by the coding sequence ATGCTGGACGAGTTGCTCCATCGCATGCGCGGCTATAGCCCGCTCAGTTTGCAGATTGACAAACACTACCCTGAAGCCGCAGTGCTGGTGCCCATCACCCGCAGTGACGAACCGGAAGTGGTGCTAACCCTGCGTGCCAGTGGTTTGTCCACCCACAGTGGTGAGGTGGCTTTTCCCGGTGGTCGGCGCGACCCTGAGGATGTTGATCTGGTACAGACCGCCCTGCGCGAGGCCGAGGAAGAGATCGGGCTGCCGCCGGGTCTGGTCGAGGTGATCGGGCCGCTCAGTACCCTGGTGTCGCGCCACGGCATCAAGGTCACCCCCTACGTAGGGCTGGTGCCAGATTTTGTCGAATACCGGCCCAATGACGGCGAAATTGCCGCTGTTTTTGCCGTGCCTCTGGCGTTCTTTCGCGAGGATCCGCGGGAAACCACGCACCGCATCGATTACCTCGGGCGCAGCTGGTATGTGCCGAGTTACCGCTATGGCGAATACAAGATCTGGGGGCTGACGGCGATCATGCTGGTCGAGTTGGTCAACCTGGTGTTCGATGATGTGCAGATCGACATGCACCAGCCGCCTGAGCATTTCACCAAGCTCACCTGA
- the rpsP gene encoding 30S ribosomal protein S16, translating to MVTIRLARGGSKKRPFYHLTVTNSRNARDGRFVERIGFFNPVASGAEIKLSVDQERAAYWLGQGAQPSERVAQLLKEAAKAAA from the coding sequence ATGGTAACCATCCGTCTTGCCCGTGGCGGCTCCAAAAAGCGCCCGTTCTACCACCTGACCGTGACCAATAGCCGCAATGCGCGCGATGGTCGCTTCGTTGAGCGTATTGGTTTCTTCAACCCGGTTGCATCGGGCGCTGAAATCAAACTGTCTGTTGACCAAGAACGTGCCGCTTACTGGCTCGGTCAAGGTGCACAGCCGTCTGAGCGTGTCGCTCAGCTGCTCAAGGAAGCTGCTAAGGCTGCAGCCTAA
- the ffh gene encoding signal recognition particle protein has translation MFENLTDRLSQTLRNVTGKAKLSEDNIKDTLREVRMALLEADVALPVVKDFVNKVKDRAVGTEVSKSLTPGQAFVKIVRAELEELMGAANEDLALNAVPPAVVLMAGLQGAGKTTTVGKLARFLKERKKKTVMVVSADVYRPAAIKQLETLANDIGVTFFPSDISQKPVAIAEAAIKEARLKFIDVVLVDTAGRLAIDAEMMAEIQALHAAIRPVETLFVVDAMTGQDAANTAKAFNDALPLTGVVLTKVDGDARGGAALSVRHITGKPIKFIGMGEKTEALEPFHPDRIASRILGMGDVLSLIEQAEQTLDREKAEKLTKKLKKGKGFDLEDFRDQLQQMKNMGGLGGLMDKLPQMGGVNLAQMGNAQGAAEKQFKQMEAIINSMTPAERRDPEIISGSRKRRIAMGSGTQVQDIGRLIKQHKQMQKMMKKFTAKGGMAKMMRGMGGMMPGGLPKL, from the coding sequence ATGTTTGAAAATCTGACTGACCGCCTCTCGCAGACCCTGCGCAATGTCACTGGCAAAGCCAAGCTGAGCGAAGACAACATCAAGGACACCCTGCGTGAAGTGCGCATGGCCTTGTTGGAAGCCGACGTGGCCCTGCCTGTGGTCAAGGACTTCGTTAATAAGGTCAAGGATCGTGCGGTCGGCACTGAAGTCTCGAAGAGCCTGACTCCAGGCCAGGCCTTTGTGAAGATCGTGCGTGCCGAGTTGGAAGAGCTGATGGGCGCGGCCAACGAAGACCTCGCGCTGAATGCGGTGCCGCCAGCCGTGGTGCTGATGGCAGGTCTGCAGGGGGCGGGCAAGACCACTACCGTTGGCAAGTTGGCGCGCTTCCTTAAAGAACGCAAAAAGAAAACCGTGATGGTGGTGTCGGCTGACGTTTACCGTCCGGCCGCGATTAAACAACTGGAAACCCTGGCCAATGACATTGGCGTGACCTTCTTTCCTTCCGACATCAGCCAGAAGCCGGTAGCGATTGCCGAGGCAGCGATCAAGGAAGCTAGGCTCAAATTCATTGATGTCGTGCTGGTGGATACCGCCGGTCGTCTGGCCATCGATGCCGAGATGATGGCGGAGATCCAGGCGCTGCATGCGGCGATCAGGCCGGTCGAGACTCTGTTCGTGGTCGACGCCATGACCGGCCAAGATGCCGCCAATACTGCCAAAGCCTTTAATGATGCGCTGCCGCTGACTGGTGTGGTGCTGACCAAGGTCGACGGTGATGCGCGCGGCGGTGCGGCGTTGTCGGTGCGGCACATTACCGGTAAGCCGATCAAGTTTATCGGTATGGGGGAAAAGACCGAGGCGCTGGAGCCGTTCCACCCGGACCGTATTGCCTCGCGCATTCTCGGTATGGGTGATGTGCTCAGTCTGATTGAGCAGGCCGAGCAGACTCTGGATCGCGAGAAGGCCGAGAAACTTACCAAGAAGCTGAAGAAGGGCAAAGGCTTCGATCTTGAAGACTTCCGTGATCAGTTGCAGCAGATGAAGAATATGGGTGGCCTCGGCGGCCTGATGGACAAGCTGCCGCAGATGGGTGGTGTCAATCTGGCGCAGATGGGCAATGCTCAGGGTGCTGCCGAGAAACAGTTCAAACAGATGGAAGCCATCATTAATTCGATGACGCCGGCCGAGCGTCGCGACCCCGAGATCATCAGCGGTTCGCGTAAGCGTCGTATTGCCATGGGTTCCGGTACTCAGGTGCAGGACATTGGGCGCTTGATCAAGCAGCACAAGCAGATGCAGAAAATGATGAAGAAATTCACTGCGAAAGGCGGTATGGCCAAGATGATGCGTGGCATGGGTGGGATGATGCCGGGCGGTCTGCCGAAGTTGTAA
- a CDS encoding cytochrome C assembly family protein codes for MHPLLPSLAAACLYAAAASYQGLRLQQRSTTNKRLLVVLGVFALLFHTSSLFMQMYSPTGLSLDFFNAASLIAASVILLTLLACARIPVENLLILLFPLGFLTVLLAQFMPSGTSRPIDEAPGILAHILLSVTAYGMLTIAVFQSLLLLLQDHQLKHKHPSGLIKNFPPLQTMESLLFGFLWAGWALLSLSLLSGALFINDLFAQHLAHKTFLSFFAWVVFAVLLWGRHQLGWRGHKAIRWTLAGFCLLMLAYFGSKLVREFILHI; via the coding sequence ATGCACCCTCTGCTACCCAGCCTTGCTGCCGCCTGCCTCTACGCGGCAGCCGCTTCCTACCAGGGCCTGCGCCTGCAACAGCGCAGCACTACCAATAAGCGCCTGCTGGTTGTGCTCGGTGTCTTCGCCCTGCTCTTTCATACCAGCAGTCTGTTCATGCAGATGTACAGTCCGACGGGGCTGTCGCTGGACTTTTTCAACGCCGCCAGCCTGATTGCCGCCTCGGTCATTCTGCTGACCCTGCTGGCCTGCGCGCGCATCCCCGTGGAAAACCTGCTGATTCTGCTGTTTCCACTGGGCTTTCTGACCGTCCTGCTGGCGCAGTTCATGCCCAGCGGCACAAGCCGGCCGATTGATGAAGCGCCCGGTATCCTGGCGCACATCCTGCTCTCCGTAACGGCTTACGGCATGCTGACCATTGCCGTATTCCAGTCGCTGCTCCTGCTGTTGCAGGACCATCAGCTCAAGCACAAACACCCCTCCGGGCTGATCAAGAACTTCCCACCCCTACAGACCATGGAAAGCCTGCTGTTCGGCTTCCTGTGGGCGGGCTGGGCATTGCTATCGCTGTCGTTGCTGTCCGGCGCGCTGTTTATCAATGACCTGTTTGCCCAGCACCTGGCGCACAAGACCTTCCTGTCATTTTTCGCCTGGGTGGTATTTGCCGTGCTGCTGTGGGGCCGCCACCAACTCGGCTGGCGCGGTCATAAAGCGATTCGCTGGACCTTGGCGGGCTTTTGTCTGCTGATGTTGGCCTATTTCGGCAGCAAGCTGGTTCGCGAATTCATCCTGCACATCTGA
- a CDS encoding SGNH/GDSL hydrolase family protein, which yields MSALRAYAWWLGLALLAPIALPLALCTRRNTLRLPPAAGLLSGVAGADLPGEPLHLLVLGESTVVGVGVDELSSALVGQLAAALAARSGRPVVWRACGENGITAAQAHERLLPQVLDQPFDLALLVFGVNDTTHLTSLPRWEAALGGMAEALLARGARVAFSSVPPLQHFTALPWLLRRLLGMRAGLLDARLRRLAARHGVGHHTVELEFSAEYLARDGYHPSALGYRVWAEGLALSLLPAARP from the coding sequence GTGAGTGCGTTGCGCGCTTATGCCTGGTGGCTGGGATTGGCGCTGTTGGCGCCGATTGCCTTGCCGCTGGCCCTGTGCACGCGCCGTAACACGCTGCGTTTGCCGCCAGCTGCAGGGCTGTTGAGCGGCGTGGCAGGTGCGGACTTACCGGGCGAGCCATTGCATCTGCTGGTGCTGGGCGAGTCGACCGTGGTCGGCGTGGGAGTGGATGAGCTTAGCTCTGCGCTGGTCGGGCAGTTGGCAGCGGCGCTGGCTGCGCGCAGCGGTCGTCCGGTTGTCTGGCGTGCATGCGGTGAAAATGGCATTACCGCCGCACAGGCCCATGAGCGGCTGTTGCCGCAGGTGCTCGATCAGCCCTTTGATCTGGCGCTGCTGGTGTTCGGCGTCAATGACACCACTCATCTGACTTCACTGCCGCGTTGGGAGGCAGCGCTTGGCGGTATGGCTGAAGCGTTGTTAGCTCGCGGCGCCCGGGTGGCCTTTAGCAGTGTGCCGCCGTTGCAGCATTTTACGGCTCTGCCCTGGCTGCTGCGGCGTTTGCTCGGCATGCGTGCCGGCCTGCTGGATGCGCGCCTGCGTCGGCTGGCTGCGCGTCATGGGGTGGGGCATCACACGGTTGAGCTGGAGTTTTCCGCTGAGTACCTGGCGCGTGATGGTTATCATCCGTCAGCGCTGGGGTATCGCGTATGGGCCGAGGGGCTGGCCCTCAGTCTGCTGCCGGCGGCGCGGCCTTAA
- a CDS encoding gamma carbonic anhydrase family protein, whose translation MKYRLGSSHVEAHADSWVAPNATLVGKVKLEAGASVWFNAVLRGDNELIHIGENSNVQDGTVMHTDMGFPLTLGKGVTIGHNAMLHGCTVGDYSLIGINAVILNGAKIGKNCIIGANSLIGEGKEIPDGSLVMGSPGKVVRELTEPQKKMLEASAAHYVHNAQRYARDLAVQDN comes from the coding sequence ATGAAATACCGCTTGGGTTCGTCCCACGTCGAAGCCCATGCCGACAGCTGGGTTGCACCAAATGCCACTCTGGTCGGTAAGGTCAAGCTGGAGGCCGGTGCCAGCGTGTGGTTCAACGCTGTGCTGCGTGGCGACAACGAGCTGATTCATATCGGCGAGAACAGCAACGTGCAGGACGGCACGGTGATGCACACCGACATGGGCTTTCCGCTGACCCTGGGCAAGGGTGTGACCATTGGCCATAACGCCATGTTGCACGGCTGCACGGTGGGCGATTACAGCCTGATCGGCATTAATGCCGTCATTCTCAATGGGGCGAAAATCGGTAAGAACTGCATCATTGGTGCCAACAGCCTGATCGGTGAAGGCAAGGAAATTCCCGACGGCTCGCTGGTTATGGGGTCGCCCGGAAAAGTGGTGCGCGAACTGACCGAACCCCAGAAAAAGATGCTCGAAGCCAGCGCTGCACACTACGTGCACAACGCTCAGCGCTATGCCCGTGACCTGGCCGTGCAGGACAACTGA
- a CDS encoding L,D-transpeptidase family protein gives MRWLFALLCMTVALTGHASTTPTLSGKTIDKVLVVKSERKLHLISRGNTLKSYRVSLGKQPEGAKQREGDLRTPEGFYWIDWRKTSDKYNLSMHISYPNARDQAQARAKGVPAGGMIMIHGTPLDEEYPEWFFHTLDWTEGCIAMKNIDMREVWSLVKDGTLIEIRP, from the coding sequence ATGCGCTGGTTGTTCGCCCTACTCTGCATGACCGTTGCCCTCACTGGCCACGCCAGCACCACCCCAACCCTGAGCGGCAAGACCATCGACAAAGTGCTGGTGGTCAAATCCGAACGCAAACTGCACCTCATCAGCCGTGGTAACACCCTCAAGTCCTACCGCGTATCGCTGGGCAAACAACCTGAAGGGGCCAAGCAACGTGAAGGCGATCTGCGCACCCCAGAAGGTTTCTACTGGATCGACTGGCGCAAGACCAGTGACAAGTACAACCTGTCCATGCACATCTCCTACCCCAACGCCCGCGACCAGGCGCAAGCCCGCGCCAAGGGCGTACCGGCAGGCGGCATGATCATGATCCACGGCACGCCGCTGGATGAGGAATACCCCGAATGGTTCTTCCATACCCTGGACTGGACCGAAGGCTGTATCGCCATGAAGAACATCGACATGCGTGAAGTCTGGTCACTGGTCAAAGACGGCACACTGATCGAAATCAGGCCCTGA
- the rplS gene encoding 50S ribosomal protein L19, giving the protein MTNKIIQQLEAEQMGKEIPTFAPGDTVVVQVKVKEGDRQRLQAFEGVVIAKRNRGLNSAFTVRKISNGVGVERTFQTYSPLVDSLAVKRRGDVRKAKLYYLRDLSGKAARIKEKLG; this is encoded by the coding sequence ATGACCAACAAGATTATTCAGCAGCTTGAAGCTGAGCAAATGGGCAAAGAAATCCCAACTTTCGCACCGGGTGACACCGTAGTCGTCCAGGTTAAAGTGAAAGAAGGTGACCGTCAGCGTCTGCAGGCGTTCGAAGGCGTTGTCATTGCCAAGCGTAACCGTGGTCTGAACAGTGCTTTCACTGTTCGTAAGATCTCCAACGGTGTGGGCGTTGAGCGTACTTTCCAGACCTACAGCCCGCTGGTTGACAGCCTGGCTGTTAAGCGTCGCGGTGACGTGCGTAAAGCCAAGCTGTACTACCTCCGTGACCTGTCTGGTAAGGCAGCTCGCATCAAGGAAAAACTGGGCTAA
- the purT gene encoding formate-dependent phosphoribosylglycinamide formyltransferase, with product MPRIGTPLSPSATRVLLCGSGELGKEVLIELQRLGVEVIAVDRYANAPAMQVAHRSHVINMLDGAALRAVIELEQPHFIVPEIEAIATATLVELENEGFTVIPSARAAQLTMNREGIRRLAAEELGLPTSPYRFADSFEECRAAVEAIGFPCLIKPIMSSSGKGQSVLKSLDDLHVAWDYAQAGGRAGKGRVIVEGFIDFDYEIALLTVRHSGGTTFCAPVGHRQVKGDYQESWQPQPMSAKAQAEAERIALAVTGSLGGRGLFGVELFVKGDQVWFCEISPRPHDTGLVTLISQDLSEFALHARAILGLPIPTIRQFGPSASAVVLVEGESQQVSFGNLAAVLAEPDTALRLFGKPEVSGQRRMGVALARDESLQAARAKATRAAQAVKVEL from the coding sequence ATGCCCCGTATCGGAACCCCTTTGTCGCCGAGCGCGACCCGTGTGCTGTTGTGTGGCTCTGGCGAGCTGGGCAAGGAAGTGCTGATCGAACTGCAGCGGCTCGGTGTTGAGGTTATTGCGGTGGATCGCTACGCCAATGCGCCGGCCATGCAGGTGGCGCACCGCAGCCATGTGATCAACATGCTCGATGGCGCAGCCCTGCGCGCGGTGATCGAGCTGGAGCAGCCGCATTTCATCGTCCCGGAAATTGAAGCGATTGCCACCGCGACCCTGGTTGAGTTGGAGAATGAAGGTTTCACCGTCATCCCCAGCGCCCGCGCGGCGCAGCTGACCATGAACCGTGAAGGTATTCGCCGTCTGGCTGCCGAAGAGCTGGGCCTGCCAACCTCGCCTTACCGCTTTGCCGATTCCTTTGAAGAGTGCCGCGCTGCGGTTGAAGCGATTGGTTTTCCCTGTCTGATCAAGCCGATCATGAGTTCTTCCGGCAAGGGCCAGTCGGTGTTGAAAAGCCTGGATGATCTGCACGTCGCCTGGGATTACGCCCAAGCTGGTGGGCGCGCTGGCAAGGGCCGGGTGATTGTCGAGGGGTTTATCGACTTCGACTATGAAATTGCCTTGCTGACTGTGCGTCACAGCGGTGGCACGACGTTCTGTGCGCCGGTGGGGCATCGTCAGGTCAAGGGTGATTACCAAGAGTCCTGGCAGCCGCAACCGATGAGTGCCAAAGCGCAGGCCGAAGCCGAACGTATTGCGCTGGCGGTGACCGGCTCGCTGGGCGGGCGTGGGCTATTTGGCGTTGAACTGTTCGTCAAAGGGGATCAGGTGTGGTTCTGCGAAATCTCGCCGCGCCCGCATGACACCGGCCTGGTCACCTTGATTTCTCAGGATCTGTCCGAGTTTGCCCTGCATGCGCGGGCCATTTTGGGGCTGCCTATTCCCACCATTCGACAGTTCGGCCCATCGGCTTCTGCCGTGGTGCTGGTCGAGGGTGAGTCGCAGCAGGTCAGCTTCGGTAATCTGGCAGCGGTGCTGGCTGAGCCGGATACCGCTTTGCGTCTGTTCGGCAAACCGGAAGTCAGTGGTCAGCGCCGTATGGGTGTGGCACTGGCGCGGGATGAATCATTGCAGGCGGCGCGGGCCAAGGCCACGCGTGCGGCGCAGGCGGTCAAGGTCGAACTGTGA
- the trmD gene encoding tRNA (guanosine(37)-N1)-methyltransferase TrmD — MPNLRVEVITLFPEMFAAISEYGITSRAVKQGMLQLTCWNPRSYTTDRHHTVDDRPFGGGPGMVMKIKPLEDALVDAKHAAGGAAKVIYLSPQGRQLTQSAVRELANEGALILIAGRYEGIDERFIEAHVDEEWSIGDYVLSGGELPAMVLIDAVTRLLPGALGHANSAEEDSFTDGLLDCPHYTRPEVYADKRVPDVLLSGNHEHIRRWRLQQSLGRTYERRADLLESRSLSGEEKKLLEEYVRQRDDS; from the coding sequence ATGCCAAATCTGCGCGTTGAAGTCATTACGCTGTTCCCTGAAATGTTTGCCGCCATCAGTGAATATGGCATCACCAGCCGAGCGGTGAAGCAGGGCATGTTGCAATTGACCTGCTGGAATCCGCGTAGCTACACCACGGATCGTCATCACACGGTTGATGATCGGCCTTTCGGTGGTGGCCCTGGCATGGTGATGAAGATCAAGCCGCTTGAAGATGCTTTGGTTGATGCCAAGCATGCTGCAGGTGGCGCGGCCAAGGTGATTTACCTGTCGCCGCAAGGTCGCCAGCTGACGCAGTCAGCAGTTCGCGAACTGGCTAATGAGGGTGCCTTAATCCTAATTGCCGGGCGCTATGAAGGCATTGATGAGCGCTTTATTGAAGCGCATGTCGATGAAGAATGGTCGATTGGGGATTACGTCCTGTCTGGCGGTGAGCTGCCGGCCATGGTGCTGATCGACGCGGTAACGCGCCTATTGCCTGGTGCATTGGGTCATGCAAATTCGGCCGAAGAAGACTCCTTTACGGATGGCTTGCTCGACTGCCCGCACTACACCCGTCCGGAGGTGTATGCGGATAAACGTGTTCCCGACGTGTTGCTGAGTGGCAACCACGAACACATCCGGCGCTGGCGTTTGCAGCAGTCCCTTGGTCGGACCTACGAACGACGCGCCGATCTTCTGGAAAGCCGCTCGCTTTCTGGAGAAGAGAAAAAGCTGCTGGAGGAATACGTCCGCCAGCGGGACGATAGTTAA
- a CDS encoding NUDIX hydrolase — translation MKFCSNCGGPINHIIPQGDNRLRHVCAQCQTVHYQNPRIIAGCLPVWGEQVLLCRRAIEPRRGYWTLPAGFMENGETLEQAAARETHEEACARVRSLSLYTLFDLPHINQVYMLFRAELVDLDFAPGEESLDVQLFHEQDIPWSELAFPTIGRTLECYFADRLQQHYPVRNEPLEALRAHYKKTF, via the coding sequence ATGAAGTTCTGTAGCAACTGTGGCGGCCCGATCAACCACATCATCCCGCAGGGCGACAACCGCCTGCGCCACGTCTGTGCGCAGTGCCAGACCGTGCACTACCAGAACCCGCGCATCATTGCCGGTTGCCTGCCAGTGTGGGGCGAGCAGGTGCTGCTGTGTCGCCGCGCCATCGAGCCACGACGTGGCTACTGGACCCTGCCTGCCGGTTTTATGGAAAACGGCGAAACCCTGGAGCAGGCCGCCGCCCGCGAAACCCATGAAGAAGCCTGCGCACGGGTACGCAGCCTGAGCCTGTATACCCTGTTCGATCTGCCGCATATCAATCAGGTGTACATGCTGTTTCGCGCCGAGTTGGTCGACCTGGACTTTGCCCCTGGCGAGGAAAGCCTTGACGTACAGCTATTCCATGAACAGGACATCCCCTGGTCAGAGCTCGCTTTCCCGACCATTGGACGTACCTTAGAATGCTACTTCGCAGACCGCCTGCAGCAGCACTACCCGGTCCGCAACGAGCCGCTCGAAGCCTTGCGCGCACACTACAAGAAAACCTTCTGA